A genomic region of Pseudomonas migulae contains the following coding sequences:
- the paaI gene encoding hydroxyphenylacetyl-CoA thioesterase PaaI, with protein sequence MTNHEAMNLASDCAQTMLKRDAASQAMGMRLLSTAPGCARVGMSVRADMIQGHGTCHGGYLFALADSAFAFACNSYNEATVAIGCSIDYIAPARLGDTLTADCTEQSRSGRTGNYDVRIENQLGQLIALFHGKSYKVRGAVLAQENPNE encoded by the coding sequence ATGACTAACCATGAAGCAATGAACCTGGCCAGTGACTGCGCGCAAACCATGCTCAAGCGCGATGCCGCGAGCCAGGCGATGGGCATGCGCCTGCTCTCGACCGCACCGGGTTGCGCCCGCGTCGGCATGAGCGTGCGCGCCGACATGATTCAAGGCCACGGCACCTGCCACGGCGGTTACCTGTTCGCCCTCGCCGACTCGGCGTTCGCCTTTGCCTGCAACAGCTACAACGAAGCCACGGTGGCCATCGGTTGCAGCATCGATTACATCGCCCCGGCACGCCTGGGCGACACCTTGACCGCCGATTGCACCGAGCAAAGCCGCTCCGGTCGCACCGGCAACTACGACGTGCGCATTGAAAACCAACTGGGCCAGCTGATCGCGCTGTTCCATGGCAAATCCTACAAAGTGCGCGGCGCAGTGCTCGCGCAGGAGAACCCGAATGAATGA
- the pcaF gene encoding 3-oxoadipyl-CoA thiolase produces the protein MNDALIIDAVRTPIGRYAGALSGVRADDLGAVPLRELLRRHPQVDWNAVDDVIYGCANQAGEDNRNVARMSALLAGLPVSVPGTTLNRLCGSGLDAIGTAARAIRCGEAGLMLVGGVESMSRAPLVMGKAEQAFARDAEVYDTTIGWRFVNPLMKKAYGIDSMPETAENVAEQFNISRADQDAFALRSQQRAGAAQASGRLAREIVAVEIPQRKGPTKVVEHDEHPRGDTTLEQLQKLGTPFREGGSVTAGNASGVNDGACALLLASPEIAKRHGLKARGRVVAMATAGVEPRIMGIGPVPATRKVLELANLCLADMDVIELNEAFAAQGLAVLRELGLSDTDPRVNPNGGAIALGHPLGMSGARLVTTALHELEERQGRYALCTMCIGVGQGIALIIERLSD, from the coding sequence ATGAATGATGCCCTGATCATCGACGCGGTGCGGACCCCGATCGGCCGCTATGCCGGCGCCTTGAGCGGCGTGCGCGCCGACGACCTCGGCGCGGTGCCGCTGCGCGAACTGCTGCGCCGCCATCCGCAGGTCGACTGGAACGCGGTCGACGATGTGATCTACGGTTGCGCCAACCAGGCCGGCGAAGACAACCGTAACGTCGCGCGCATGTCGGCACTATTGGCCGGACTGCCGGTCAGCGTGCCCGGCACCACGCTCAACCGTTTGTGCGGTTCCGGGCTGGATGCGATCGGCACGGCTGCGCGGGCGATTCGTTGCGGCGAAGCCGGGCTGATGCTGGTCGGCGGCGTCGAATCGATGTCCCGCGCACCGCTGGTGATGGGCAAGGCCGAGCAGGCATTTGCACGTGATGCCGAGGTCTACGACACCACCATCGGCTGGCGTTTCGTCAATCCGCTGATGAAAAAAGCCTATGGCATCGACTCTATGCCGGAGACCGCCGAGAACGTCGCCGAGCAGTTCAATATCTCGCGCGCCGACCAGGACGCTTTCGCCCTGCGCAGCCAGCAGCGCGCCGGTGCGGCCCAGGCCAGCGGGCGCCTGGCCAGGGAAATTGTCGCGGTCGAGATCCCCCAGCGCAAAGGCCCGACCAAGGTCGTCGAGCACGACGAACACCCACGCGGCGACACCACGCTTGAGCAACTACAGAAACTCGGTACGCCGTTTCGCGAAGGGGGCAGCGTCACCGCCGGCAACGCGTCCGGAGTCAATGACGGCGCCTGCGCACTGTTGCTCGCCAGCCCGGAAATCGCCAAACGCCACGGGCTGAAGGCGCGCGGACGAGTCGTCGCCATGGCCACTGCCGGCGTCGAACCGCGAATCATGGGCATCGGCCCGGTGCCGGCCACGCGCAAGGTGCTGGAACTGGCCAACCTGTGCCTGGCGGACATGGACGTGATCGAACTCAATGAAGCCTTCGCCGCGCAAGGTCTGGCGGTGCTGCGTGAGCTCGGCCTGAGCGACACCGATCCGCGGGTCAACCCGAACGGCGGCGCGATTGCCCTCGGTCATCCGTTGGGCATGAGCGGCGCACGACTGGTGACCACCGCCCTGCACGAACTGGAAGAACGTCAAGGCCGCTACGCCTTGTGCACCATGTGCATCGGCGTCGGCCAGGGCATTGCGCTGATCATCGAGCGACTGTCCGACTAA
- the paaK gene encoding phenylacetate--CoA ligase PaaK, translating to MNMPIAKAVLDPVLDPIETASIDELRQLQLDRLRWSLNHAYNNVPLYRQRFDALGVHPDDIKCLEDLAKFPFTTKSDLRDNYPYGMFAVPMHDVVRLHASSGTTGKPTVVGYTQNDIDTWANVVARSIRAAGGRRGDKVHISYGYGLFTGGLGAHYGAERLGCTVIPMSGGQTEKQVQLIKDFQPDIIMVTPSYMLNIADEIERQGLDPHKLALRLGIFGAEPWTGELRSAIENRLGITALDIYGLSEIMGPGVAMECAETKDGPTIWEDHFYPEIIDPVTGEVLPDGQMGELVFTSLSKEALPMIRYRTRDLTRLLPGTARPMRRIDKITGRSDDMLIIRGVNVFPTQIEEQVLKIKQLSECYEIHLYRNGNLDSVDVHVELKAEHQHLSDEQQRAVCGELSRHIKTYIGISSRIVLQPMHSIKRSEGKACHVMDKRPKA from the coding sequence ATGAACATGCCAATTGCCAAAGCCGTGCTTGATCCAGTGCTGGACCCGATTGAAACCGCCAGCATCGACGAACTCCGTCAGCTCCAGCTGGACCGCCTGCGCTGGAGCCTGAACCACGCCTACAACAATGTGCCGCTGTATCGCCAACGCTTCGATGCGCTGGGCGTGCACCCGGACGACATCAAATGCCTGGAGGATCTGGCGAAGTTTCCGTTCACCACCAAATCCGACCTGCGCGACAACTACCCCTACGGCATGTTTGCCGTGCCGATGCATGACGTGGTGCGCCTGCACGCATCCAGCGGCACCACCGGCAAACCGACCGTCGTCGGTTACACCCAGAACGACATCGACACCTGGGCCAACGTGGTCGCCCGATCGATCCGCGCAGCCGGTGGCCGACGGGGCGACAAAGTGCATATTTCCTATGGCTACGGCCTGTTCACTGGCGGTCTCGGCGCGCACTACGGTGCCGAACGCCTGGGCTGTACGGTGATTCCGATGTCCGGTGGCCAGACTGAAAAGCAAGTGCAACTGATCAAGGATTTCCAGCCGGACATCATCATGGTCACCCCGTCCTACATGCTCAACATCGCCGATGAAATCGAGCGCCAGGGCCTCGACCCGCACAAACTGGCCCTGCGCCTGGGCATCTTCGGCGCCGAACCCTGGACCGGCGAACTGCGCAGCGCCATCGAGAACCGTCTGGGCATTACCGCACTGGACATCTACGGCCTCTCGGAAATCATGGGGCCAGGTGTTGCCATGGAGTGCGCGGAAACCAAGGACGGGCCGACGATCTGGGAAGATCATTTCTACCCGGAAATCATTGACCCGGTCACCGGCGAAGTGCTGCCGGACGGGCAGATGGGCGAACTGGTATTCACGTCGCTGAGCAAGGAAGCCTTGCCGATGATCCGCTACCGCACCCGCGACCTGACGCGATTGCTGCCGGGGACTGCGCGGCCGATGCGGCGGATCGACAAGATCACCGGGCGCAGCGATGACATGTTGATCATTCGCGGGGTGAACGTGTTTCCGACGCAGATTGAGGAGCAGGTGCTGAAAATCAAACAGCTTTCAGAGTGTTATGAGATTCATCTGTATCGCAATGGGAATCTGGACAGTGTGGATGTGCATGTGGAGCTCAAGGCTGAACATCAGCACCTGAGCGATGAACAGCAGAGGGCTGTTTGTGGCGAGTTGAGCCGGCATATCAAGACGTATATCGGGATCAGTTCGCGGATCGTTTTGCAGCCGATGCATTCGATCAAGCGCTCTGAGGGCAAGGCTTGTCACGTGATGGACAAGCGCCCGAAGGCATGA
- the paaA gene encoding 1,2-phenylacetyl-CoA epoxidase subunit PaaA produces MYAQLVETGVKRIKDLSEMSEQERAFQEKIDSEIKIEAKNWMPDAYRQTLIRQISQHAHSEIVGMLPEGNWVTRAPSLKRKLQLMAKIQDEAGHGLYLYSAMETLGADRDEEIAKLHSGKAKYSSIFNYPTLNWADMGAVGWLVDGAAIVNQVVLQRTSYGPYSRAMVRICKEESFHQRQGYEILLTMMRHGNQAQKDMVQDAINRLWWPSLMMFGPSDEHSPNSAQSMAWKIKRQSNDELRQRFIDQTIPQLELLGCTCPDPDLKWNAERGHYDFGEIQWSEFYEVLKGNGPCNQERVATRRKAIEDGAWVREAAVTHARKKQNKNAA; encoded by the coding sequence ATGTACGCACAGCTCGTAGAAACCGGCGTAAAGCGCATCAAAGACCTCTCGGAGATGTCCGAGCAGGAACGCGCCTTCCAGGAAAAAATCGATTCAGAAATCAAGATCGAAGCCAAAAACTGGATGCCTGATGCCTATCGCCAGACCCTGATCCGGCAGATCTCCCAGCACGCCCACTCCGAAATCGTCGGCATGCTGCCCGAAGGCAACTGGGTCACCCGCGCGCCATCGCTCAAACGCAAACTGCAACTGATGGCCAAGATTCAGGACGAAGCGGGCCATGGCCTGTATCTGTACAGCGCCATGGAAACCCTCGGCGCCGACCGTGACGAAGAAATCGCCAAGCTGCACAGCGGCAAGGCCAAGTACTCAAGCATCTTCAATTACCCGACGCTGAACTGGGCCGACATGGGCGCGGTGGGCTGGCTGGTGGATGGCGCCGCGATCGTCAACCAGGTCGTCTTGCAGCGCACTTCGTACGGCCCCTACTCCCGGGCCATGGTGCGCATCTGCAAGGAAGAAAGTTTCCACCAGCGCCAGGGCTACGAAATCCTCCTGACCATGATGCGCCACGGCAATCAGGCGCAAAAAGACATGGTCCAGGACGCGATCAACCGCCTGTGGTGGCCGTCACTGATGATGTTCGGTCCAAGCGACGAACACTCGCCGAACAGCGCCCAGTCCATGGCCTGGAAGATCAAGCGCCAGAGCAACGACGAACTGCGCCAGCGCTTCATCGACCAGACCATCCCGCAGCTGGAACTGCTGGGCTGCACCTGCCCCGATCCGGACCTGAAGTGGAACGCCGAGCGCGGTCACTACGACTTCGGCGAAATCCAGTGGAGCGAATTCTACGAAGTGCTCAAGGGCAACGGCCCGTGCAACCAGGAACGTGTGGCGACCCGCCGCAAAGCCATTGAAGACGGTGCCTGGGTCCGCGAAGCCGCGGTCACCCACGCTCGCAAAAAACAGAACAAGAACGCCGCCTGA
- the paaB gene encoding 1,2-phenylacetyl-CoA epoxidase subunit PaaB — MSEWTLFEVFVRSKHGLNHKHVGSVHAADTTMAIENARELYTRRSEGVSLWVVPSALITASSPDEKDPLFDPADDKVYRHASFYELPAEVGHM, encoded by the coding sequence ATGTCTGAATGGACCCTTTTCGAAGTCTTCGTGCGCAGCAAGCACGGCCTCAACCACAAGCATGTCGGCAGCGTGCACGCCGCCGACACCACCATGGCCATCGAGAACGCCCGCGAGCTCTACACCCGTCGCAGCGAAGGCGTGAGCCTGTGGGTGGTGCCTTCGGCGCTGATCACCGCTTCGTCGCCGGATGAAAAAGACCCGCTGTTCGACCCGGCGGACGACAAGGTTTATCGCCACGCCAGCTTCTACGAACTGCCGGCCGAAGTCGGGCACATGTGA
- the paaC gene encoding 1,2-phenylacetyl-CoA epoxidase subunit PaaC gives MNNQTDLIEYLLRLGDSALIQGQRLCQWCGKAPALEEELALMNVGLDLVGQARNWLEYAAELLNDGRDADHLAFRRDERAYRNLLLVEQPNGDYAVTILKQFLYDAWHLQVLSGLSQSNDERIAGIAAKAVKEVTYHLRRSGEWVERLGDGTEESHKRMLAAIPEVWRFTVELTSADDSEQRLHAAGIIPDAAQVAAAWQAKVNDIFASATLPVPPAPSYFYLNARKGLHTEHLGILLAEMQFLPRAYPDATW, from the coding sequence ATGAACAACCAGACTGATCTGATCGAATACCTGCTGCGCCTCGGCGACAGCGCCCTGATCCAGGGCCAGCGCCTGTGCCAATGGTGCGGCAAGGCGCCGGCACTGGAAGAAGAACTGGCGCTGATGAATGTCGGCCTCGACCTCGTCGGCCAGGCACGCAACTGGCTCGAATATGCCGCCGAGCTGTTGAACGATGGTCGTGACGCCGATCACCTGGCGTTCCGCCGTGACGAGCGCGCCTATCGCAATCTGCTGCTGGTGGAACAACCCAACGGCGATTACGCGGTGACCATCCTCAAGCAGTTCCTGTACGACGCCTGGCACCTGCAAGTGCTCAGCGGCCTGAGCCAGTCCAACGACGAACGCATCGCCGGCATCGCCGCCAAAGCGGTTAAGGAAGTGACCTATCACTTGCGCCGTTCCGGCGAGTGGGTCGAGCGTCTGGGTGACGGCACCGAGGAAAGCCACAAGCGCATGCTCGCGGCGATCCCTGAGGTCTGGCGTTTTACCGTCGAACTGACCAGCGCAGACGACAGCGAACAACGTTTGCACGCAGCCGGCATCATCCCGGACGCCGCGCAAGTCGCCGCTGCCTGGCAAGCCAAGGTCAACGACATCTTCGCCAGCGCCACCCTGCCCGTGCCGCCCGCGCCAAGCTATTTCTACCTCAACGCCCGCAAAGGCCTGCACACCGAACACCTCGGCATTCTGTTGGCCGAAATGCAATTCCTGCCACGAGCATACCCCGATGCAACCTGGTGA
- the paaD gene encoding 1,2-phenylacetyl-CoA epoxidase subunit PaaD, producing the protein MQPGELIASDLGARPAQPTDLAAAWATLAQVMDPEVPVVSVVDLGIVRDLDWQAGHLHVVVTPTYSGCPATEVIESDIRDALELAGFRAPQLERKLTPAWTTDWITDSGRERLRAYGIAPPGGSTSKRSLLGESPVIVCPQCGSAHTEVLSEFGSTACKALYRCVDCREPFDYFKCI; encoded by the coding sequence ATGCAACCTGGTGAGCTGATCGCCAGCGACCTCGGCGCCCGGCCGGCACAACCGACCGACCTGGCCGCCGCGTGGGCGACCCTGGCGCAGGTCATGGACCCGGAAGTGCCAGTGGTCAGCGTGGTCGACCTCGGCATCGTGCGCGATCTCGACTGGCAGGCCGGGCATCTGCATGTGGTGGTCACACCGACCTACTCCGGCTGCCCCGCCACCGAAGTGATCGAAAGCGATATCCGTGATGCGCTGGAACTCGCCGGTTTCCGGGCGCCGCAACTGGAACGCAAATTGACCCCGGCGTGGACCACCGACTGGATCACCGACAGCGGCCGTGAACGCCTGCGCGCCTACGGCATTGCGCCGCCGGGTGGCAGCACGAGCAAGCGCAGCCTGCTCGGCGAAAGCCCGGTGATCGTCTGCCCGCAATGCGGCAGCGCGCACACCGAAGTGCTCAGCGAATTCGGTTCCACGGCGTGCAAGGCGTTGTACCGCTGCGTCGATTGCCGGGAACCGTTCGACTATTTCAAGTGCATCTGA
- the paaE gene encoding 1,2-phenylacetyl-CoA epoxidase subunit PaaE, with protein sequence MSKFHSLTIKDVRAETRDAVSIAFEIPQHLQDSFHFTQGQHLVMRTQMDGEEVRRSYSICTGVNDGELRIAVKRVAGGRFSAFANEQLKAGHSLEVMPPAGHFCVELDPARHGNYLAVAAGSGITPILSIIKTTLQTEPHSRVTLLYGNRSSSGALFREQLEDLKNRYLQRLNLIFVFSREQQDVDLYNGRINAEKCEQLFTRWLDVKALDAAFICGPQEMTETVRDSLKAKGMPAERIHFELFAAAGSQQKREAREAARQVDAAVSQITVISDGRALAFDLPRNTQSILDAGNAQGAELPYSCKAGVCSTCKCKVIEGEVEMDSNHALEDYEVAAGYVLSCQAFPVSDKVVLDFDQL encoded by the coding sequence ATGAGTAAATTTCACAGCCTGACCATCAAGGACGTACGCGCCGAGACCCGTGACGCGGTGTCCATCGCCTTCGAGATTCCACAGCACCTGCAAGACAGCTTTCATTTCACCCAGGGCCAGCACCTGGTGATGCGTACGCAAATGGACGGCGAAGAAGTGCGCCGCTCCTATTCGATCTGCACCGGGGTCAACGACGGTGAACTGCGCATCGCGGTCAAGCGTGTGGCGGGTGGACGTTTTTCCGCATTCGCCAACGAGCAATTGAAAGCCGGGCATAGCCTGGAAGTCATGCCGCCCGCCGGGCATTTTTGCGTCGAACTTGATCCGGCGCGCCACGGCAATTACCTGGCGGTCGCGGCCGGCAGCGGCATCACGCCGATCCTGTCGATCATCAAGACCACCCTGCAAACCGAACCGCACAGCCGCGTCACCCTGCTGTACGGCAATCGCTCCAGCTCCGGCGCGCTGTTTCGTGAACAGCTCGAAGACCTGAAAAACCGTTACTTGCAGCGCCTGAACCTGATCTTCGTGTTCAGCCGCGAACAACAGGATGTCGACCTGTACAACGGCCGGATCAACGCCGAGAAATGCGAGCAACTGTTCACCCGCTGGCTCGACGTCAAAGCCCTCGACGCGGCGTTCATCTGCGGCCCGCAGGAAATGACCGAAACCGTGCGCGACAGCCTGAAAGCCAAAGGCATGCCGGCTGAGCGTATCCACTTCGAACTGTTTGCCGCCGCCGGCAGCCAGCAAAAACGCGAAGCGCGGGAGGCTGCTCGCCAGGTGGATGCCGCCGTCAGCCAGATCACCGTCATCAGCGACGGTCGCGCCCTCGCCTTCGATCTGCCACGCAACACCCAGAGCATCCTCGACGCCGGTAACGCCCAGGGCGCCGAACTGCCCTACTCGTGCAAGGCCGGCGTGTGCTCGACGTGCAAATGCAAGGTCATCGAAGGCGAAGTGGAAATGGACAGCAACCACGCCCTGGAAGACTACGAAGTGGCGGCCGGTTATGTGCTGTCGTGCCAGGCCTTCCCGGTCAGCGACAAGGTCGTCCTCGACTTCGATCAGCTCTGA
- a CDS encoding DUF485 domain-containing protein, producing MTPKDVELIRQHPDFIQLVRRKQNLYWSLSLIMLVIYFGFVLLVAFSPATLGQSLSGGVTSVGMLVGVVIVMLAFALTGFYVYRANNVIDPLNEKLKQECAR from the coding sequence ATGACACCCAAAGACGTAGAACTCATCCGCCAACACCCCGACTTCATCCAGTTGGTCCGCCGCAAACAGAACCTCTACTGGTCGCTGTCGCTGATCATGCTGGTGATCTATTTCGGCTTCGTCCTGCTGGTGGCCTTCTCCCCCGCCACCCTCGGCCAGTCCCTGAGCGGCGGCGTGACGTCGGTGGGCATGCTGGTGGGTGTGGTCATCGTGATGCTGGCTTTCGCGCTGACCGGCTTCTACGTCTATCGCGCCAACAACGTGATCGATCCGCTGAACGAAAAACTCAAGCAGGAGTGCGCCCGATGA
- a CDS encoding cation acetate symporter codes for MSRLIALFLLPLAVVTDMAVAADGASRPLNWNAIGMFLVFVLFTLGVTRWAALRTRSASDFYTAGGGMTGFQNGLAIAGDMISAASFLGISAMMFLNGYDGLLYALGVLAGWPIILFLIAERLRNLGKYTFADVVSYRLEQTPVRLTSAFGTLTVALMYLVAQMVGAGKLIELLFGIDYLYAVMLVGVLMVFYVTFGGMLATTWVQIIKAVMLLFGTTFMAFMVLKHFGFSTEAMFAGATAVHAKGNAIMAPGGLLSNPIDAISLGLGMMFGTAGLPHILMRFFTVSDAKEARKSVFYATGFIGYFYLLLIIVGFGAIVMVGTDPAFRDASGAIIGGGNMIAVHLAQAVGGNLFLGFISAVAFATILAVVAGLALSGASAVSHDLYACVMRKGQATEQQEIRVSRIATLCIGVLAIILGLLFESQNIAFLSGLVLAIAASVNFPVLFLSMYWKGLTTRGAVTGSLAGLISAIVLLVLSPAVWVNVLHHDKALFPYSNPALFSMSLAFFSAWVFSVTDTSPRAALERGRYLAQFIRSMTGIGASGASKH; via the coding sequence ATGAGCCGTCTTATCGCGTTGTTCCTGCTGCCGCTGGCTGTGGTCACCGACATGGCCGTAGCCGCCGACGGTGCCTCTCGCCCACTGAACTGGAACGCCATCGGCATGTTCCTGGTGTTCGTGCTGTTCACCCTCGGCGTGACGCGCTGGGCCGCCTTGCGCACCCGTTCCGCCAGCGATTTCTACACCGCCGGCGGCGGCATGACCGGTTTCCAGAACGGTCTGGCGATTGCCGGCGACATGATCTCCGCGGCGTCCTTCCTCGGCATCTCGGCGATGATGTTCCTCAACGGCTATGACGGTTTGCTCTACGCACTGGGTGTGTTGGCGGGCTGGCCGATCATTCTGTTTCTGATCGCCGAACGCCTGCGCAACCTCGGCAAATACACCTTCGCCGACGTGGTGTCCTATCGCCTCGAGCAAACCCCGGTGCGCCTGACCTCGGCCTTCGGCACCCTGACCGTGGCGCTGATGTACCTGGTGGCGCAGATGGTTGGCGCCGGCAAACTGATCGAGTTGCTGTTCGGCATCGACTACCTCTACGCCGTCATGCTGGTCGGCGTGTTGATGGTGTTCTACGTGACCTTCGGCGGCATGCTCGCCACCACCTGGGTGCAGATCATCAAAGCCGTGATGCTGTTGTTCGGCACCACGTTCATGGCGTTCATGGTGCTCAAGCATTTCGGCTTCAGCACCGAGGCGATGTTCGCCGGCGCCACCGCCGTCCATGCCAAGGGCAACGCGATCATGGCTCCCGGCGGTTTGCTGTCGAACCCCATCGATGCGATCTCACTGGGCCTGGGCATGATGTTCGGCACGGCCGGCCTGCCGCATATCCTGATGCGTTTCTTCACCGTCAGCGATGCCAAGGAAGCGCGTAAAAGCGTGTTCTACGCCACCGGTTTCATCGGTTACTTCTACCTGCTGCTGATCATTGTCGGCTTCGGCGCCATCGTGATGGTCGGCACTGATCCAGCGTTCCGCGATGCCAGCGGCGCGATCATCGGCGGCGGCAACATGATCGCCGTGCACCTGGCGCAAGCCGTGGGCGGCAACCTGTTCCTGGGCTTCATCTCGGCGGTTGCCTTCGCCACCATTCTGGCGGTGGTCGCCGGTCTGGCATTGTCTGGCGCATCGGCGGTGTCCCACGATTTGTACGCCTGTGTGATGCGTAAAGGGCAGGCTACCGAGCAGCAGGAAATTCGCGTCTCGCGAATCGCCACGCTGTGCATCGGCGTGCTGGCGATCATCCTCGGCTTGCTGTTCGAGTCGCAGAACATTGCCTTCCTCTCCGGCCTGGTGCTGGCCATCGCGGCGTCAGTGAATTTCCCGGTGCTGTTCCTTTCGATGTACTGGAAAGGCCTGACCACCCGTGGCGCAGTCACCGGCAGCCTGGCGGGGCTGATCTCGGCGATTGTCCTGCTGGTGCTGAGCCCGGCGGTGTGGGTCAACGTGCTGCATCACGACAAGGCGCTGTTCCCCTACTCCAACCCGGCGCTGTTTTCCATGAGCCTGGCGTTCTTCAGCGCCTGGGTGTTTTCGGTCACCGACACCTCGCCGCGAGCGGCCCTTGAACGCGGCCGTTACCTGGCGCAGTTCATCCGTTCGATGACCGGCATCGGTGCCTCCGGCGCCAGCAAGCACTGA